Proteins from a single region of Euwallacea similis isolate ESF13 chromosome 21, ESF131.1, whole genome shotgun sequence:
- the LOC136415846 gene encoding uncharacterized protein, with protein sequence MMRITLVLIFVFVWLSGALGSALHGPCDTDDDCGTIDTICYRGVCACRENFAVWYDSCVPLANPRVTCSKKQECHKALGIKSMCTKKNQCACKAFHHLHNGQCVKNRDLHDLCDHDRQCYCGADCQEKIACIHKNCSCKAGHSPYKSRRCISDQPMVLTVADQQIQHLEETTIISHLIKETTKSVEKVSSMASNSKFSIYLVLACVLFVNINSELSVLLGEFCKSR encoded by the exons ATGATGCGTATCACActagttttaatatttgtcTTTGTTTGGCTCAGCGGAGCACTAG GATCCGCACTACATGGTCCATGCGACACCGATGACGATTGTGGGACCATCGATACAATTTGCTACAGAGGCGTGTGTGCATGTAGAGAAAATTTTGCTGTCTGGTACGATTCCTGTGTCCCTT TGGCCAATCCAAGGGTGACCTGTTCTAAGAAACAAGAATGCCACAAAGCCCTAGGAATTAAAAGTATGTGTACCAAGAAAAACCAATGCGCTTGCAAAGCATTCCATCATTTGCATAATGGACAGTGCGTTAAAAACAGAG ATTTACACGACCTGTGCGATCATGATCGCCAATGTTATTGTGGGGCGGATTGTCAGGAAAAAATTGCATGCATCCACAAGAATTGTTCCTGTAAGGCTGGACATAGCCCTTATAAAAGCAGAAGATGCATAT CTGATCAACCTATGGTACTCACTGTAGCAGACCAACAGATTCAACACTTAGAAGAAACTACCATTATCTCTCATTTGATTAAAGAGACCACTAAAAGTGTTGAAAAAGTTAGTTCCATGGCCAgtaattccaaattttcaatttacttGGTATTAGCATGTGtgttatttgtaaatattaattcgGAGTTGTCTGTATTGCTAGGTGAATTTTGTAAAAGCAGGTAG